The proteins below come from a single Salinilacihabitans rarus genomic window:
- a CDS encoding 2Fe-2S iron-sulfur cluster-binding protein, which produces MTSHDVTLEWPDGRRDTVTVDPRETVLEVALREGIRLPYDCREGTCTTCVGRLLAVDGDDAAVDGGDGADADDAESSDRRSIDAARAFDYRGRPEALTDRERADGYVLLCIATPRADCRVRVGPMVRSAVGDSPWR; this is translated from the coding sequence ATGACCAGCCACGACGTGACGCTGGAGTGGCCGGACGGCCGACGCGATACCGTGACCGTCGATCCCCGGGAGACGGTGCTCGAAGTGGCCCTGCGGGAGGGGATCCGGTTGCCGTACGACTGTCGGGAGGGGACCTGTACGACCTGCGTTGGCCGACTGCTCGCGGTCGACGGGGACGATGCCGCCGTCGACGGCGGAGACGGGGCGGACGCCGACGACGCGGAGTCCAGCGACCGCCGATCGATCGACGCCGCGAGGGCGTTCGACTACCGCGGTCGGCCCGAGGCCCTGACGGACCGGGAACGGGCCGACGGCTACGTCCTGCTGTGTATCGCCACCCCGCGGGCCGACTGCCGGGTGCGGGTCGGCCCGATGGTCCGGTCGGCGGTCGGCGACAGCCCGTGGCGTTGA
- the ligA gene encoding NAD-dependent DNA ligase LigA — protein sequence MSLADENADESNPYLRDPPTDFDPVEDLSAEEAERQVELLREAIREHDRRYYVESDPIVADRTYDALFSRLRELEAAFDLAHPDSPTRSVGGEPLDEFETAEHVAPMLSIDASGEVEDVREFDERVRREVGDVDYVCEPKFDGVSMEFVYEDGSLDRAVTRGDGREGDDVTRNARTIGSVPARLHDDPPEFLAVRGEVYMPKDAFQEHNRERIERGEEPFANPRNATAGTIRQLDPSVVAERPLDVFYFDVLDASDLEDSHRDELRAFPTYGLRTNDRVEAVDSIADAIDYRDRLLEARDDLPYEIDGVVIKVDDREAREELGRTARHDRWAYAYKFPARSEVTTIQDVAVQVGRTGRLTPVALLDPVDVGGVTVSRASLHNPDEIEAKNVNVGDTVRIKRAGDVIPYVEEVVEKGSEGHYELPDACPVCDSPVEREGPIAYCTGGLACDAQLRRSIEYYASDDGLDVEGLGEKSVRQLVDAGLLGSVADLYELDREALTELDGWGETSAENLLAELEASREPALADFLSALGIPHVGPTTARELAREFDTFAAFRAAAEERPEELEDVDDVGETVAAQIHEFFASEANAAAVDAILERVSPREADREEGGDELDGLTFVFTGSLEGLTRSEAQELVEAHGANATSGVSGNTDYLVAGESPGATKLDDADENDVPVLRDEDGEFRALLEERGVTVE from the coding sequence ATGTCCCTCGCCGACGAGAACGCGGACGAATCGAACCCGTACCTCCGGGACCCGCCGACCGACTTCGACCCGGTCGAGGACCTCTCCGCGGAGGAGGCCGAGCGGCAGGTCGAACTCCTCCGCGAGGCCATTCGCGAGCACGACCGACGCTACTACGTCGAGAGCGATCCGATCGTCGCCGACCGCACCTACGACGCGCTGTTCTCCCGCCTGCGGGAACTCGAGGCGGCGTTCGACCTCGCCCACCCCGACAGCCCCACCCGGAGCGTCGGGGGCGAGCCCCTGGACGAGTTCGAGACGGCCGAGCACGTCGCGCCGATGCTCTCGATCGACGCCAGCGGCGAGGTCGAGGACGTCCGCGAGTTCGACGAGCGCGTCCGCCGCGAGGTCGGCGACGTCGACTACGTCTGCGAGCCCAAGTTCGACGGCGTCTCCATGGAGTTCGTCTACGAGGACGGCTCGCTGGACCGCGCGGTCACCCGCGGCGACGGCCGCGAGGGCGACGACGTGACCCGCAACGCCCGCACCATCGGCTCCGTCCCGGCACGACTCCACGACGACCCGCCCGAGTTCCTCGCCGTCCGCGGCGAGGTCTACATGCCCAAGGACGCCTTCCAGGAGCACAACCGCGAGCGGATCGAGCGCGGCGAGGAACCGTTCGCCAACCCCCGGAACGCGACCGCGGGGACGATCCGCCAACTCGACCCGAGCGTCGTCGCCGAGCGGCCCCTCGACGTCTTCTACTTCGACGTGCTCGACGCGAGCGACCTCGAGGACAGCCACCGCGACGAACTGCGTGCCTTCCCGACCTACGGCCTGCGGACGAACGACCGCGTCGAGGCCGTCGACTCGATCGCGGACGCGATCGACTACCGCGACCGCCTGCTCGAGGCGCGCGACGACCTCCCCTACGAGATCGACGGCGTCGTCATCAAGGTCGACGACCGCGAGGCCCGCGAGGAACTGGGTCGGACGGCCAGACACGACCGCTGGGCGTACGCCTACAAGTTCCCGGCCCGCAGCGAGGTGACGACGATCCAGGACGTCGCGGTGCAGGTGGGCCGGACGGGCCGGCTGACCCCCGTCGCGCTGCTCGACCCGGTCGACGTCGGCGGCGTCACGGTCTCGCGGGCGAGCCTGCACAATCCCGACGAGATCGAGGCCAAGAACGTGAACGTCGGCGACACCGTTCGCATCAAGCGCGCGGGCGACGTCATCCCCTACGTCGAGGAGGTCGTCGAGAAGGGCAGCGAGGGCCACTACGAACTCCCCGACGCCTGCCCCGTCTGCGACAGCCCGGTCGAGCGCGAGGGGCCGATCGCCTACTGTACCGGCGGACTGGCCTGCGACGCACAGCTTCGGCGCTCGATCGAGTACTACGCGAGCGACGACGGCCTCGACGTGGAGGGGCTGGGCGAGAAGAGCGTCCGCCAACTGGTCGACGCCGGCCTCCTCGGGAGCGTCGCCGACCTCTACGAACTCGACCGTGAGGCGCTGACCGAACTCGACGGGTGGGGCGAGACCAGCGCCGAGAACCTGCTGGCGGAACTCGAGGCGAGCCGCGAACCCGCGCTGGCGGACTTCCTCTCGGCGCTGGGCATTCCCCACGTCGGGCCGACGACGGCGCGGGAACTCGCCCGCGAGTTCGACACGTTCGCGGCGTTCCGCGCGGCCGCCGAGGAGCGCCCCGAGGAACTCGAAGACGTCGACGACGTCGGCGAGACGGTCGCCGCGCAGATCCACGAGTTCTTCGCGAGCGAGGCCAACGCCGCGGCGGTCGACGCGATCCTCGAACGCGTCTCGCCGCGCGAGGCCGACCGCGAGGAGGGCGGCGACGAACTCGACGGGCTGACGTTCGTCTTCACCGGCAGCCTCGAAGGGCTGACCCGGAGCGAGGCCCAGGAACTCGTCGAGGCCCACGGCGCGAACGCGACGAGCGGCGTCTCCGGGAACACCGACTACCTCGTCGCCGGGGAGAGCCCGGGGGCGACGAAACTGGACGACGCCGACGAGAACGACGTGCCGGTGCTCAGAGACGAGGACGGCGAGTTCCGCGCGCTCCTCGAGGAGCGCGGGGTCACAGTCGAGTAG
- a CDS encoding ArsA family ATPase, which translates to MTECLFYGGKGGVGKTTCAAATALGLAGTHETLVVSTDPAHSLSDAFETPLGPEPRELRPGLWAAEVDPEARADRYRRLATALAADLRAAGIRLSDEEVERIFAAGAPAGGDELAALDLLVEYVDGGRYDRVVLDTAPTGHTLRLLDLPEVTGLALDTVRSLRGQVRRIGDAAKRAALGPMYYAAGRRDEGDEDDLERLQARLERARDLLSDPAVTTFRVVTVPETMAIAETERLVDRLREVGVPVGTVVVNRVLEDADEDCSRCRARARRHEERLAEIRRAFPDLAVVALPEVEGEVHGVESLAAVAERLPAE; encoded by the coding sequence ATGACGGAGTGTCTCTTCTACGGCGGGAAAGGTGGCGTCGGCAAGACCACCTGCGCGGCTGCGACGGCGCTGGGACTCGCCGGAACGCACGAGACGCTCGTCGTCTCGACGGACCCGGCCCACTCGCTGTCCGACGCCTTCGAGACGCCGCTCGGTCCCGAACCCCGCGAACTCCGGCCGGGGCTCTGGGCGGCCGAGGTCGACCCCGAGGCTCGCGCCGACCGCTACCGGCGGCTGGCGACTGCGCTGGCGGCGGATCTGCGCGCCGCCGGCATCCGGCTCTCCGACGAGGAGGTCGAACGGATCTTCGCCGCGGGCGCGCCCGCCGGCGGCGACGAACTCGCGGCGCTCGACCTGCTCGTCGAGTACGTCGACGGCGGCCGCTACGACCGGGTCGTCCTCGACACGGCGCCGACGGGCCACACCCTGCGGCTGCTCGACCTGCCCGAGGTGACGGGACTGGCTCTCGACACCGTCCGGTCGCTGCGCGGGCAGGTGCGACGGATCGGCGACGCCGCCAAGCGCGCGGCTCTCGGCCCCATGTACTACGCGGCCGGCCGCCGCGACGAGGGGGACGAGGACGACCTCGAACGCCTGCAGGCGCGTCTCGAACGCGCCCGCGACCTCCTCTCCGATCCCGCGGTCACGACGTTCCGGGTCGTCACCGTCCCCGAGACGATGGCCATCGCCGAGACCGAGCGCCTCGTCGACCGACTGCGCGAGGTCGGCGTCCCCGTCGGGACCGTCGTCGTCAACCGTGTGCTCGAAGACGCCGACGAGGACTGTTCGCGGTGTCGGGCGCGAGCGCGCCGCCACGAGGAGCGCCTCGCGGAGATCCGGCGGGCGTTCCCCGACCTCGCGGTCGTCGCGCTCCCCGAGGTCGAAGGCGAGGTCCACGGGGTCGAGTCGCTGGCGGCGGTCGCGGAGCGGTTGCCCGCCGAGTAA
- a CDS encoding ABC transporter permease, translating into MSAETGSWGSVDLGSVRAIAKKDFQDAVRSWLFLSLSLFFFSILVLPTVSLWYFGGDLPTVDATTSGLVGTVHSVTRLVIPVIALVLGWKAIAGERESGSLKVLLSLPHSRTDVLLGKLAGRSAVLSVSLITGFVLAAAFVALLFGSFDVTDYLGLLAVSILYGIAYTSIAVSLSSLTRSTTFAGAFAFGVFVLFYVVWETVIQTLTLLVRLDYLPGVEYTVTGPGGGQITAERPHDVAFLFHSFDPGVAYRNVLSFATSIAEQNPRVVQSMEAAFGGNVPFYLQDWFAIVVLLFWIVVPITIAIYRFDRVDF; encoded by the coding sequence ATGAGCGCCGAGACGGGTTCCTGGGGCTCGGTCGACCTCGGTAGCGTGCGCGCGATCGCGAAGAAGGACTTTCAGGACGCCGTCCGCTCGTGGCTGTTCCTGTCTTTGAGCCTGTTTTTCTTCTCGATCCTGGTCCTCCCGACGGTGTCGCTGTGGTACTTCGGCGGCGACCTCCCCACGGTCGACGCGACGACCAGCGGGCTCGTCGGGACGGTCCACAGCGTCACCCGGCTCGTGATCCCGGTGATCGCGCTGGTGCTTGGCTGGAAGGCGATCGCCGGCGAGCGCGAGTCGGGGAGCCTCAAGGTGTTGCTCTCGCTGCCCCACTCCCGGACCGACGTGTTGCTCGGCAAACTCGCCGGCCGCTCGGCGGTGCTGTCGGTCTCGCTGATCACCGGCTTCGTGCTGGCCGCCGCCTTCGTCGCGCTCCTGTTCGGGAGCTTCGACGTGACCGACTACCTGGGCCTGCTCGCGGTGTCGATCCTCTACGGGATCGCGTACACCAGCATCGCGGTCTCGCTGTCGTCGCTGACGCGCTCGACGACGTTCGCCGGCGCCTTCGCGTTCGGCGTTTTCGTCCTGTTCTACGTCGTCTGGGAGACCGTCATCCAGACGCTCACCCTGCTCGTTCGGCTGGACTACCTGCCCGGCGTCGAGTACACGGTCACCGGGCCGGGCGGCGGCCAGATTACGGCCGAGCGTCCCCACGACGTGGCGTTTCTGTTCCACAGCTTCGATCCCGGCGTCGCCTACCGGAACGTCCTCTCTTTCGCCACGTCGATCGCCGAACAGAACCCGCGTGTCGTCCAGTCGATGGAGGCGGCCTTCGGCGGCAACGTCCCGTTCTACCTTCAGGACTGGTTCGCGATCGTCGTCCTGCTGTTCTGGATCGTCGTCCCGATCACGATCGCGATCTACCGGTTCGACCGCGTCGACTTCTGA
- a CDS encoding ABC transporter ATP-binding protein — MPAISVDGLTKSYGRTLALDDLSFEVEDGEVFGFLGPNGAGKSTTINVLLDFVRPTAGSARVLGLDVRSESREIRQRTGVLPEGYRTYDRLTGRQHLEFAIESKGVDDDPERLLERVDLLSAADEKTGGYSKGMAQRLMLAMALVGEPELLVLDEPSTGLDPNGAREMREIVREENERGATVFFSSHIMGQVEAVCDRVGILRDGEMVAVDSVEGLRASVGEGTTLRVSVDRVTEDALAAVRSLPAVTSAAVDEEGAGSIVVQCNGSKTAVIHELENSGLEVRDFSTTEASLDDVFRSYTTEVEAQ, encoded by the coding sequence ATGCCAGCGATATCGGTCGACGGGCTGACCAAGTCCTACGGCCGGACGCTCGCGCTCGACGACCTCTCGTTCGAGGTCGAAGACGGCGAGGTGTTCGGCTTCCTCGGGCCGAACGGCGCCGGCAAGTCGACGACGATCAACGTCCTGCTCGACTTCGTCCGGCCGACCGCCGGGTCGGCCCGCGTACTGGGCCTCGACGTCCGGTCGGAGAGCCGGGAGATCCGCCAGCGCACCGGCGTCCTCCCGGAGGGATACCGGACCTACGACCGGCTCACGGGCCGCCAGCACCTCGAGTTCGCCATCGAGTCGAAGGGCGTCGACGACGACCCCGAACGGCTGCTCGAACGCGTCGACCTGCTGTCGGCCGCCGACGAGAAGACCGGCGGCTACTCGAAGGGGATGGCCCAGCGGCTCATGCTCGCGATGGCGCTGGTCGGCGAACCCGAACTGCTCGTCCTGGACGAGCCCTCGACCGGCCTCGACCCGAACGGCGCCCGCGAGATGCGCGAGATCGTTCGCGAGGAGAACGAACGCGGCGCGACGGTCTTCTTCTCGAGTCACATCATGGGACAGGTCGAGGCCGTCTGCGACCGCGTCGGCATCCTCCGGGACGGCGAGATGGTCGCCGTCGACTCCGTCGAGGGGCTGCGCGCCTCCGTCGGCGAGGGGACGACGCTGCGGGTCAGCGTCGACCGGGTCACCGAGGACGCCCTCGCGGCCGTCCGGTCGCTGCCGGCGGTCACCTCCGCGGCCGTCGACGAGGAGGGCGCCGGGTCGATCGTCGTCCAGTGTAACGGCTCGAAGACCGCGGTCATCCACGAACTCGAGAACAGCGGCCTCGAAGTGCGGGACTTCTCGACGACCGAGGCGTCGCTCGACGACGTCTTCCGCTCGTACACGACGGAGGTGGAGGCCCAATGA
- a CDS encoding excinuclease ABC subunit C encodes MNAEEVRERAASLPREPGVYQFREGETTLYVGKAVDLRSRARSYADPRGARIRRMVDRADGIEIAVTDTETQALLLEANLIKRHQPRYNVRLKDDKSYPMVQFTDHEAPRIEVTRDPDTGAQSASDAGGAATVFGPFTNKGRVETVVKAIRETYGVRGCSDHKYAGRDRPCLDYEMGLCTAPCTREIDRESYREDVESAKRFFEGETGVLADPLRRRMEAAAQERNFERAANLRDRLEAVEAFHGEGGEAVRAAADERVVDVLGAAVEGETATVARLRAERGKLVERDRHTLEAPRTDDGEAVPAVLAAFVVQYYAERDLPDAILLPERHGDEEVAAWLDAEGVAVRVPGAGREAKLVDLALKNARRNVGGRDECGMLADALGVESARRIEGVDVSHAHGRSAVGSDVTFVDGRAEKGDYRRKKLADENDDYANMRALIEWRARRAVESRDDRPDPDLLLIDGGAGQLEAARDALADVGWDVPAVALAKAEETVITPDREFSWPSDAPHLHLLQRVRDEAHRFAVQYHQTLRDDVSTVLDDVPGVGPETRTRLLRRFGSVENVREASVEDLRSVSGVGEKTARTLKERL; translated from the coding sequence ATGAACGCCGAGGAGGTTCGCGAGCGGGCGGCGTCGTTGCCCCGCGAGCCCGGCGTCTACCAGTTCCGCGAGGGGGAGACGACGCTGTACGTGGGCAAGGCCGTCGACCTCCGCTCGCGGGCGCGGTCGTACGCCGACCCGCGGGGCGCGCGCATCCGCCGGATGGTCGACCGCGCCGACGGGATCGAGATCGCCGTCACCGACACCGAGACGCAGGCGCTGTTGCTCGAGGCCAACCTCATCAAGCGCCACCAGCCCCGCTACAACGTCCGCCTCAAGGACGACAAGTCCTACCCGATGGTCCAGTTCACCGACCACGAGGCTCCCCGGATCGAGGTCACCCGCGACCCGGACACCGGGGCCCAGAGCGCCTCGGATGCGGGCGGGGCGGCGACCGTCTTCGGCCCGTTCACGAACAAGGGTCGCGTCGAGACGGTCGTGAAGGCGATCCGGGAGACCTACGGCGTCCGGGGCTGTTCGGACCACAAGTACGCGGGCCGCGACCGGCCGTGTCTCGACTACGAGATGGGCCTCTGTACGGCCCCCTGTACCCGCGAGATCGACCGCGAGAGCTACCGCGAGGACGTCGAGAGCGCGAAACGATTCTTCGAGGGCGAGACCGGCGTCCTCGCGGACCCGCTCCGACGGCGGATGGAGGCCGCGGCCCAAGAACGGAACTTCGAGCGCGCGGCGAACCTCCGCGACCGACTGGAGGCCGTCGAGGCGTTCCACGGCGAGGGCGGCGAGGCCGTCCGGGCCGCCGCCGACGAGCGCGTCGTCGACGTCCTCGGCGCGGCGGTCGAGGGCGAGACGGCGACGGTCGCGCGCCTGCGCGCCGAACGCGGGAAACTGGTCGAACGCGACCGCCACACCCTCGAAGCGCCGCGGACCGACGACGGCGAGGCCGTCCCCGCGGTGCTCGCGGCGTTCGTCGTCCAGTACTACGCCGAGCGCGACCTGCCGGACGCCATCCTCCTGCCCGAACGCCACGGGGACGAGGAGGTCGCGGCGTGGCTCGACGCCGAGGGCGTCGCCGTCCGCGTACCCGGTGCCGGCCGCGAGGCCAAACTCGTCGACCTCGCGCTGAAGAACGCCCGCCGGAACGTCGGCGGCCGCGACGAGTGTGGCATGCTCGCCGACGCGCTCGGGGTCGAGTCGGCCCGCCGGATCGAGGGCGTCGACGTGAGCCACGCCCACGGGCGGTCGGCGGTCGGCAGCGACGTGACGTTCGTCGACGGCCGCGCCGAGAAGGGCGACTACCGCCGGAAGAAACTCGCCGACGAGAACGACGACTACGCCAATATGCGGGCGCTGATCGAGTGGCGCGCCCGCCGGGCCGTCGAGAGCCGCGACGACCGCCCCGACCCCGACCTGCTGTTGATCGACGGCGGCGCGGGTCAACTCGAAGCCGCCCGCGACGCGCTCGCCGACGTCGGCTGGGACGTCCCCGCGGTCGCGCTCGCGAAGGCCGAGGAGACGGTGATCACCCCCGACCGCGAGTTCTCGTGGCCGAGCGACGCGCCGCACCTGCACCTCCTCCAGCGGGTTCGCGACGAGGCCCACCGCTTTGCGGTCCAGTACCACCAGACGCTACGCGACGACGTCTCGACGGTGCTCGACGACGTGCCGGGCGTCGGCCCGGAGACCCGAACGCGTCTGCTGCGGCGGTTCGGCAGCGTCGAGAACGTCCGCGAGGCGAGCGTCGAGGACCTGCGGAGCGTCTCGGGCGTCGGCGAGAAGACGGCCCGGACGCTGAAAGAGCGGCTGTAG
- a CDS encoding Na+/H+ antiporter NhaC family protein — protein sequence MASDFGALSLVPPLLAIVLAIVTRRALLSLFIGIWVGGTLFVARGAAGIVDVVTLPLAGGVQAFDWIIGSIADDFNAQIILFTMLIGAGIALIWRMGGSIAVANYATSRIDSHRKVGLGAWALGLFWFFDDYANTAIVGSAMKDIADEMNMSREKLSYILDSTAAPVATFGISSWVAFQISLIDNELPSLDGETPGAVATFLRSIPFNVYCLLAIVMVLLIVLTRRDFGEMLDAETRARTTGKVNRDGAKPLQSMKDDLGELASDDPRLRSFVLPVAMLVLVVVSGALYTGLSAIDAGLAEVFADSDALITLVDSMDFTGALVWGSFTMVATGVVLALYDDIMDLREAMETVIDGFAIMLNAVSILVMAWSIGTVAGELGTGEYVTGIAEGVVTPALLPVVILLSAALISFSIGTSWGTMGIVTPIAVPMAWTIGGQSPELLAVAVGAVFSGAIFGDHCSPISDTTILSSTFAGADHIDHVRTQIYYAMTVMFVAILVYLVYGFLGLPPLVLVPLGVAILAGLVYGLSELDATRKGVSSRPFAERPAGEPASDD from the coding sequence ATGGCATCAGATTTCGGTGCGCTGTCGCTGGTACCGCCGTTGTTGGCGATCGTTCTCGCGATCGTGACCCGCCGAGCACTGTTGTCGCTGTTCATCGGCATCTGGGTCGGCGGGACGCTCTTCGTCGCCAGGGGGGCGGCGGGGATCGTCGACGTCGTGACGCTTCCGCTCGCCGGCGGGGTGCAGGCGTTCGACTGGATCATCGGCTCGATCGCCGACGACTTCAACGCCCAGATCATCCTCTTTACGATGCTGATCGGCGCGGGGATCGCCCTCATCTGGCGGATGGGCGGCTCGATCGCCGTCGCCAACTACGCGACCTCGCGGATCGACTCCCACCGAAAGGTCGGGCTGGGCGCCTGGGCGCTCGGCCTGTTCTGGTTCTTCGACGACTACGCCAACACGGCCATCGTCGGCTCGGCGATGAAGGACATCGCCGACGAGATGAACATGTCCCGCGAGAAGCTCTCGTACATCCTCGACTCGACGGCCGCGCCGGTCGCGACGTTCGGCATCTCGAGTTGGGTCGCGTTCCAGATCAGCCTCATCGACAACGAACTCCCCAGTCTGGACGGCGAGACGCCGGGAGCGGTGGCGACGTTCCTGCGGTCGATTCCGTTCAACGTCTACTGCTTGCTGGCGATCGTCATGGTGCTGTTGATCGTGCTCACCCGCCGGGACTTCGGCGAGATGCTCGACGCGGAGACCCGCGCCCGGACCACGGGCAAGGTCAACCGCGACGGGGCAAAGCCCCTCCAGAGCATGAAAGACGACCTCGGCGAACTGGCCTCCGACGATCCCCGCCTCCGGTCGTTCGTGCTGCCGGTCGCGATGCTCGTGCTCGTCGTCGTCTCCGGCGCGCTCTACACCGGCCTGTCTGCGATCGACGCCGGACTCGCCGAGGTGTTCGCCGACTCCGACGCGCTGATCACCCTCGTCGACAGCATGGACTTCACGGGCGCGCTGGTCTGGGGTTCGTTCACGATGGTCGCGACGGGCGTCGTTCTGGCGCTGTACGACGATATCATGGACCTCCGCGAGGCGATGGAGACCGTCATCGACGGCTTCGCGATCATGCTCAACGCGGTGAGCATCCTCGTGATGGCCTGGTCGATCGGCACCGTCGCGGGCGAACTCGGGACCGGCGAGTACGTCACCGGCATCGCCGAGGGCGTGGTCACGCCCGCGTTGCTGCCGGTCGTCATCCTCCTGTCCGCGGCGCTCATCTCGTTCTCGATCGGTACCTCGTGGGGGACCATGGGGATCGTCACCCCCATCGCGGTTCCGATGGCCTGGACGATCGGCGGCCAGTCGCCCGAACTGCTGGCCGTCGCCGTCGGCGCGGTGTTCTCGGGGGCCATCTTCGGCGACCACTGCTCGCCCATCTCCGACACAACCATCCTCTCGTCGACGTTCGCCGGGGCCGACCACATCGACCACGTGCGCACGCAGATCTACTACGCCATGACGGTCATGTTCGTGGCGATTCTCGTCTACCTCGTCTACGGCTTCCTCGGCCTCCCGCCGCTCGTGCTGGTGCCGCTGGGCGTGGCGATCCTCGCCGGCCTCGTCTACGGCCTCTCCGAACTGGACGCGACTCGCAAGGGCGTTTCCTCGCGCCCGTTCGCGGAGCGGCCCGCGGGTGAACCCGCGAGCGACGACTGA
- a CDS encoding translation initiation factor has product MVLAGVPELVDDDDSLDDLLDELDSHGDLSTSQQVLSVRMEKRRYGKPVTIVEGFDLPEQEVKAIASDLKRSMGTGGTVDEGRIELQGDHRDRVPDLLRERGFDVGE; this is encoded by the coding sequence ATGGTACTCGCTGGCGTACCGGAACTCGTGGACGACGACGACTCACTGGACGACCTGCTCGACGAACTCGACAGCCACGGCGACCTCTCGACCTCCCAGCAGGTGCTGTCGGTCCGCATGGAGAAGCGCCGCTACGGGAAGCCGGTGACCATCGTCGAAGGGTTCGACCTCCCCGAGCAGGAGGTGAAAGCGATCGCCTCGGACCTGAAGCGTTCGATGGGGACCGGCGGGACGGTCGACGAGGGCCGGATCGAACTCCAGGGCGACCACCGCGACCGGGTCCCCGACCTGCTGCGCGAACGGGGGTTCGACGTCGGGGAGTGA
- a CDS encoding GNAT family N-acetyltransferase: MEIRPASAADREAIREVARAAWHDSYDELDAETVDETVDAWYADDELERALSEPGTAFLVAEDDGEVVGFSHGVVQGDEGDVLRMYVRPDRQREGVGTALHERLRADLEDFNMNRMRAIDLASNEGGRAFYEGLGFEKSDEGTVEIGGEERLEVVYTLDL, from the coding sequence ATGGAGATCCGGCCGGCCAGCGCCGCGGATCGCGAGGCGATCCGCGAGGTCGCCCGCGCGGCCTGGCACGACTCGTACGACGAACTCGACGCCGAGACCGTCGACGAGACCGTCGACGCGTGGTACGCCGACGACGAACTCGAGCGCGCGCTCTCGGAACCGGGCACCGCGTTCCTCGTCGCCGAGGACGACGGTGAGGTCGTCGGCTTCAGCCACGGCGTCGTCCAGGGCGACGAGGGCGACGTCCTGCGGATGTACGTCCGCCCGGACCGCCAGCGCGAGGGGGTCGGGACGGCACTGCACGAGCGCCTGCGGGCCGACCTCGAGGACTTCAACATGAACCGGATGCGGGCGATCGACCTCGCCTCGAACGAGGGCGGACGGGCCTTCTACGAGGGACTCGGCTTCGAGAAGAGCGACGAGGGGACCGTCGAGATCGGTGGCGAGGAGCGTCTGGAAGTGGTCTACACGCTCGACCTCTGA